A window of the Miscanthus floridulus cultivar M001 chromosome 14, ASM1932011v1, whole genome shotgun sequence genome harbors these coding sequences:
- the LOC136502585 gene encoding dof zinc finger protein DOF5.8-like has product MEALLHQFPVPPPQPLPQDALLQQAVAARALMMAAGGNKAPSTVTTAAGAGREQCPRCASRDTKFCYYNNYNTAQPRHFCRACRRYWTLGGSLRNVPVGGSTRKRPRPRPARSTRAMTAAAVAAPMATPSTTTTTTTASAGGSPFAASPATLLQGAGGGGLLLSSLLLGSVSASAASALASPLLSLGTAPLLEGRLCFDLGLGDAALGAAADGAAADLVHHQQLSLGAGPLPWPAATTVLEGDRAETTTWKAASSVFPYPPAAALWQELAAAAPVVEAGGLHLHHGGAPHLLL; this is encoded by the coding sequence ATGGAGGCGCTGCTGCACCAGTTCCCCgttccgccgccgcagccgctgccGCAGGACGCGTTGCTGCAGCAGGCTGTGGCGGCGCGCGCGCTAATGATGGCCGCCGGCGGGAACAAGGCGCCGTCGACCGTGACCACGGCCGCGGGGGCCGGGCGGGAGCAGTGCCCGCGGTGCGCGTCTCGTGACACCAAGTTCTGCTACTACAACAACTACAACACGGCGCAGCCGCGGCACTTCTGCCGCGCGTGCCGCCGCTACTGGACGCTCGGGGGGTCCCTCCGCAACGTCCCCGTGGGCGGGTCCACGCGcaagcgcccgcgcccgcgcccggcgCGCTCCACCcgcgccatgaccgccgccgccgtcgccgctcccATGGCCACGCCTtcaacaacgacgacgacgacgaccgccTCGGCCGGCGGCAGCCCGTTCGCCGCCTCTCCAGCAACGCTGCTGCAGGGCGCGGGAggcggcggcctcctcctcagctCGCTGCTGCTGGGCTCGGTGTCCGCGTCGGCGGCGTCGGCGTTGGCGTCACCGCTGCTCTCGCTCGGCACAGCGCCGCTGCTGGAAGGCCGGCTCTGCTTCGACCTCGGCCTCGGGGACGCAGCGCtaggcgccgccgccgacgggGCAGCTGCCGACTTGGTTCACCACCAGCAACTGTCGCTGGGCGCCGGGCCGCTCCCGTGGCCCGCAGCAACGACCGTCTTGGAGGGCGACCGCGCGGAGACGACGACGTGGAAAGCCGCTAGTAGCGTGTTCCCCtacccgccggccgccgcgctGTGGCAGGAGCTCGCCGCGGCGGCGCCGGTGGTGGAGGCCGGTGGGCTGCACCTGCACCACGGCGGCGCCCCGCACCTGCTCCTGTGA